The genomic segment CTATCATCAGCCGTACCTCCCTGTTATGTATTCCTCCGTCCTTTTGTCTAAAGGAGCGGTGAACAAGCGTTTTGTGTCCCCAAATTCTATCATTTCACCGAGTAAAAAGAAACCTGTCTCGTCCGACACCCTGGCCGCCTGCTGCATATTGTGCGTCACTATAACGATGGAAAAGTCCTTTTTAAGCACCTGCATCAGTTCTTCGATCTTTTGTATCGATATTGGATCTAGCGTAGAGCAGGGCTCGTCCATCAAAAGGACCTCCGGACGCACGGCAACCAGCCTGGCTATGCAAAGCCTCTGCTGCTGCTCCAGGGTCATAGAAAGAGCATTTTTTGACAGTTTATCTTTAAAGTCGTCCCACAGGAGCACTTTTTTGAGGCTTTCTTCCACTATTGAAGAAAGCTCTGTTCCTTTTGCCAGCCGGTGAACCCTGGGGCCAAAGGCTATGTTCTCAAAAATGGAAAGGGGGAAGGGGTTCGGCCTTTGGAATACCATCCCGACCTTTTTGCGCAGATCGACCAGATCGGCGCTGCCGTTGATTATTTCCTGGCCGTCAAAACGGATGCTGCCTGTTGCCCTGGAGCCGTCTATCAAGTCGTTCATCCTGTTAAGGCACCTGAGAAAGGTCGACTTGCCGCAGCCGGAAGGACCGATAAGCGCCGTTATGCTGTGCTTTTCTATCTCAAGGTCCACATCTATAAGGGCGCGGAACTTGCCGTAGTAAAAATTCAGCTTTTTGACGGTGATTATTTTTTCCATTTAGCCGAACTTCCCCGTTATATAGTCGTTGGTCCTCTTGTCGCCCGGTGCGGTAAAAAGTCTTGCGGTATCATCCAGCTCCACCAACTGCCCCATCAAAAAGAAGGCCGTCCTGTCAGATACCCTTGCGGCCTGCTTAACATTGTTGGTGACCAGTATCTGGGTGTATTTATTCTTTAATTCCCCCATTGCCTCTTCTACTTTTCCGGTAGAGATGGGGTCCAGTCCAGAGCAGGGCTCGTCATACAGGATCACTTCCGGCTCTACCGCCAGCGTTCTGGAAATGCACAGTCTCTGCTGCTGGCCGCCAGACAGATTTAGAGCGGGGCAATCCAGCCTGTCTTTAACTTCTTCCCAGAGGTAGGAGGCTTTCAGGCTTTTTTCCACTATCTGCTCCAGTTTGGAACGGCCCTTAATTCCGTGGACCCTGGGTCCGTATGCCACATTGTCAAAAATGGACATGGGAAGCGACAAAGGAAGAGCAAACACCATGCCTATCTTTCTGCGCAGCGCCAGAAGCCTCAGGTCCCTGAAGATGTCCTTGTTGTCGAAAAGAACTTTCCCTTTTATGGATACTCCGTCGATCAGGTCTATCATTCTGTTGAACACTTTAAGCAGGGTCGTTTTCCCGCTCCTTGCCGGCCCTATTATCGAAAGTATCTCGTTCTCTTTAATCTCAAGGTTTATTTTGTCGAGGGCTTTTTCCTGCCCAAAACAGACGGTAAGGTCCTTGGTCCTCAGTTTTGCTACCACAGTTTTTTCTTTCTGAACTTGGCCCTGATAACAGCAGCCGCAATGTTCATGGCAAACACAAGCAGAATAAGCACAAGAATTGTGCCGTACTGCAGCCTCGGGCTCACATTTGGGACCTGGGTCGAGAGCACATAGATATGGTAAGGAAGGGCCATCACCTGGTCATAGACCGAGGTGGGAAGCCTTGGCAGATAAAAAGCGGCAACGGTAAAAAGTATGGGAGCGGTTTCGCCCGCCGCGCGGGAGAGCCCCAGTATGGTGCCGGTCAGTATGCCCGGGACAGCATTTGGCAGCACCACTAGCCAGATGGTCTGCCATCTTGAGGCGCCCAGGGAATAACTTACTTCCCTAAAGGACTTTGGGACCGCGTCCAGAGCTTCTTTGCTGGCAGTTATTATTACCGGCAGGGTCATTATGGACAGAGTAAGAGAGCCGGCCATTATTGAAGTACCCAGGTCAAGCAGCATTACGAACAGGGCCAGGCCAAAAAGTCCGTATACTATGGAGGGGACCCCCGCCAGGTTCACGATGGCAATATCTATCATCCTTGTGAACCAGTTCTCCTTTGCGTACTCCGACAGATAAACAGCGGCAAGAATTCCCAGCGGTATCGAAAAGGCCGCCGTACCTAGAACAAGATAGACGGTCCCTACTATCGCCGGAAAGATGCCGCCCTCTCTCATTCCCGCCTTTGGCACGCTAAAGATGAATTCTGGAGTAAGTGCCTGCAGACCGTTATAGAGCATGAGCAAAAAGATGAAGACCACCGGCAGTATGATAAGGAAGGTTGAAGCGCCCAGGAGAAAGAAAACGACTTTCTGCGTCTTTTTGGGGTCTGTCTTTATCATGCTTTTTTCCTGTGCAGCATAGCGTAAGCCAGCATGTTGATGGCAAAAGTAATGACAAAGAGCACCAGCCCGATACCGAATAGCGCATAATAATGCATGCTGCCGTTTATTACCTCCCCCATTTCAGCCGCTATCGTGGCAGTTAGCGTCCTTACCGGCTGCAAAAGGCTGTGCGGCATTAACGCCGCGTTACCGGTTATCATAAGCACTGCCATGGTTTCGCCTATGACCCTGCCGATACCCAGCATAACGGCTGCAAGTATCCCGGAAGAAGCCGCGGGAAGTATCACCCTGCGGATGGTCTGCAGATGGGTCGCCCCCAGGGCCAGA from the Candidatus Margulisiibacteriota bacterium genome contains:
- the pstA gene encoding phosphate ABC transporter permease PstA; its protein translation is MIKTDPKKTQKVVFFLLGASTFLIILPVVFIFLLMLYNGLQALTPEFIFSVPKAGMREGGIFPAIVGTVYLVLGTAAFSIPLGILAAVYLSEYAKENWFTRMIDIAIVNLAGVPSIVYGLFGLALFVMLLDLGTSIMAGSLTLSIMTLPVIITASKEALDAVPKSFREVSYSLGASRWQTIWLVVLPNAVPGILTGTILGLSRAAGETAPILFTVAAFYLPRLPTSVYDQVMALPYHIYVLSTQVPNVSPRLQYGTILVLILLVFAMNIAAAVIRAKFRKKKLW
- the pstB gene encoding phosphate ABC transporter ATP-binding protein PstB, with translation MEKIITVKKLNFYYGKFRALIDVDLEIEKHSITALIGPSGCGKSTFLRCLNRMNDLIDGSRATGSIRFDGQEIINGSADLVDLRKKVGMVFQRPNPFPLSIFENIAFGPRVHRLAKGTELSSIVEESLKKVLLWDDFKDKLSKNALSMTLEQQQRLCIARLVAVRPEVLLMDEPCSTLDPISIQKIEELMQVLKKDFSIVIVTHNMQQAARVSDETGFFLLGEMIEFGDTKRLFTAPLDKRTEEYITGRYG
- a CDS encoding phosphate ABC transporter ATP-binding protein encodes the protein MVAKLRTKDLTVCFGQEKALDKINLEIKENEILSIIGPARSGKTTLLKVFNRMIDLIDGVSIKGKVLFDNKDIFRDLRLLALRRKIGMVFALPLSLPMSIFDNVAYGPRVHGIKGRSKLEQIVEKSLKASYLWEEVKDRLDCPALNLSGGQQQRLCISRTLAVEPEVILYDEPCSGLDPISTGKVEEAMGELKNKYTQILVTNNVKQAARVSDRTAFFLMGQLVELDDTARLFTAPGDKRTNDYITGKFG